In Synechococcales cyanobacterium T60_A2020_003, one genomic interval encodes:
- a CDS encoding BtpA/SgcQ family protein yields the protein MDLKQTFKTNNPVIGVIHLLPLPTSPRWGGSLSAVIERAEQEATALASGGAHGIIVENFFDAPFVKDLVDPAVVSAFSIVIQRLKQLVTLPIGVNVLRNDACSAMAIATCADAQFIRVNVLTGVMATDQGLIEGQAHKLLRYRRELGSDVKIFADVLVKHARPLVSPNLTTAVQETIERGLADGVILSGWTTGSPPSLEDLELATAAANGTPVFIGSGADWENIPRLIQAADGVIVSSSLKRRGQIDQPIDPIRVGQFIESMQQGIEKKPQTVEAPKSVPVSTL from the coding sequence GTGGACTTAAAGCAAACGTTCAAAACAAACAATCCTGTTATTGGTGTCATTCACCTCTTGCCACTGCCAACGTCTCCACGTTGGGGTGGTAGTCTGAGCGCTGTTATTGAGCGTGCCGAGCAAGAGGCCACTGCGTTAGCCTCCGGTGGAGCGCACGGGATCATTGTTGAAAATTTCTTTGACGCACCCTTTGTTAAAGATCTGGTTGACCCAGCCGTTGTGAGCGCATTTAGCATTGTGATTCAGCGTCTGAAGCAACTGGTTACCTTACCCATTGGGGTGAATGTGCTGCGGAATGATGCGTGTAGTGCCATGGCGATCGCCACCTGTGCAGACGCACAGTTTATCCGCGTCAACGTCCTCACCGGAGTCATGGCAACCGATCAAGGCTTAATTGAAGGGCAGGCGCACAAACTGTTGCGCTATCGGCGCGAACTCGGTAGCGATGTCAAGATTTTTGCAGATGTGTTGGTAAAACACGCCCGACCGCTCGTTTCTCCCAATCTAACCACGGCGGTTCAGGAAACCATCGAGCGGGGATTGGCCGATGGGGTGATTCTTTCCGGCTGGACAACGGGAAGTCCGCCCAGTTTGGAAGATCTAGAACTGGCGACGGCTGCCGCAAACGGAACGCCTGTATTTATTGGCAGTGGTGCGGATTGGGAAAATATTCCGCGATTGATTCAGGCGGCGGATGGCGTCATTGTATCGAGTTCGCTGAAACGTCGTGGCCAGATTGATCAGCCGATTGATCCCATCCGCGTCGGACAATTTATCGAATCCATGCAGCAGGGAATTGAGAAGAAGCCTCAGACAGTCGAGGCTCCGAAGTCTGTTCCCGTATCAACTCTGTAA
- a CDS encoding PEP-CTERM sorting domain-containing protein, with protein sequence MRTLQDHSQVFRSARNTASKALKVRGTDAIFLAGRLDVTIPPLGSSSSTFPLTRHGTVRSDFLRENFPKSIPVKPRKTLKFKAKGAIDFFNGTSAGYGPDGGAPQGTSLFGIAGISGYDGPTGGLVGVFLSDENPKDTFRPKSLNFTPTGLGTGFKKLSPELGQVFFIGDGRRGTGVGNQQKFVAPKGATRLFFGIADGFGFVGKPGYYEDNDGFYKVSITRL encoded by the coding sequence ATGCGTACACTGCAAGATCATTCTCAAGTTTTTCGTAGTGCCAGAAACACTGCTTCAAAAGCTTTAAAAGTAAGAGGCACAGACGCTATTTTTCTAGCTGGAAGACTGGATGTTACAATTCCCCCATTAGGCAGCTCATCAAGCACGTTTCCATTAACCAGGCATGGCACGGTACGGTCAGATTTCCTGCGAGAAAACTTTCCAAAATCCATACCCGTCAAGCCTAGAAAAACATTGAAGTTTAAGGCAAAGGGAGCTATCGACTTTTTTAATGGAACCTCTGCCGGATACGGCCCTGATGGCGGTGCCCCCCAAGGTACAAGTCTGTTTGGAATCGCTGGGATCAGTGGATATGACGGACCAACGGGGGGGCTAGTCGGAGTTTTTCTAAGCGACGAAAATCCGAAAGATACCTTCCGACCCAAGAGCCTTAACTTTACACCAACGGGGCTTGGCACGGGATTTAAGAAGCTCTCTCCAGAACTTGGTCAGGTCTTTTTCATTGGCGATGGTCGGCGGGGAACTGGAGTCGGCAATCAGCAAAAATTTGTAGCCCCTAAAGGAGCGACTCGTCTGTTTTTCGGTATTGCCGATGGTTTTGGATTTGTAGGAAAACCGGGATATTATGAAGATAACGATGGTTTCTACAAGGTTTCAATCACTCGGTTATGA
- a CDS encoding vitamin K epoxide reductase family protein, translated as MSRRRQQTSWLQRRSRLIIAAIAAVGAIGTAYLTIVKLSGDAASCPTKSCDQVLSSPYAEVFGLPLTLFGFLGYASMGIMAIAPLLINPETQKDLRYKVETWTWLLLFLGATAMATFSGYLMYVLAFKLQAACPYCIASATFSLSMFLLTIFGRAWADKGQLVFSGLIVVVVTLVGTLGIYNHIENPPPPVVAEDGGQLGLPITTSSGESEIGLAKHLTSIGAKMYGAYWCPHCHDQKQLFGKQAVAELTYIECAPDGANSQTALCQEQSENVQGFPTWEINGQFYAGTQTLARLAELSGYQGPSNFQN; from the coding sequence ATGAGCCGTCGCCGTCAACAAACGTCCTGGCTTCAGCGTCGGTCGCGCCTAATTATTGCGGCGATCGCAGCCGTTGGAGCTATAGGGACTGCATATCTGACGATTGTTAAACTTTCAGGAGACGCTGCAAGCTGTCCCACGAAGAGTTGTGACCAGGTCTTGTCTAGCCCCTATGCCGAGGTGTTTGGACTGCCTTTGACCCTCTTTGGATTTTTGGGCTATGCGTCAATGGGCATCATGGCGATCGCGCCCCTACTGATCAACCCAGAAACGCAAAAAGACTTACGGTACAAAGTTGAAACCTGGACGTGGTTGCTCCTATTTCTGGGGGCAACTGCCATGGCGACCTTCAGCGGTTACCTGATGTACGTGCTGGCCTTTAAGCTTCAGGCTGCTTGTCCGTACTGTATTGCCTCTGCTACCTTTAGCCTCAGTATGTTCTTGCTGACTATCTTTGGTCGAGCCTGGGCAGATAAAGGCCAGCTCGTCTTTTCGGGGCTCATCGTTGTAGTCGTCACGTTAGTCGGAACTTTGGGTATTTATAACCACATCGAAAATCCGCCGCCGCCAGTCGTTGCCGAAGATGGGGGGCAACTGGGTTTGCCCATTACCACCAGCTCTGGGGAGTCGGAAATTGGCCTTGCGAAGCATCTAACCTCCATTGGAGCCAAGATGTATGGAGCCTACTGGTGTCCGCACTGTCACGACCAGAAGCAATTGTTTGGCAAGCAAGCTGTTGCGGAACTGACCTACATCGAATGTGCGCCGGATGGAGCCAATTCTCAAACTGCGTTGTGTCAAGAGCAGAGTGAAAATGTCCAAGGATTCCCAACCTGGGAAATTAACGGCCAGTTTTACGCTGGGACTCAGACTCTGGCACGCTTAGCCGAATTATCGGGTTATCAAGGGCCAAGCAACTTCCAGAATTAG
- the polA gene encoding DNA polymerase I: protein MSQSSTPLLVLVDGHSLAFRSYYAHAKGRDGGLRTSTGIPTSVTYGFLKSMLDMVQAQNPTHMAIAFDLDKPTYRHTADDTYKAGRAETPEDFIPDIQNLQEILAAFNLPVVTVEGYEADDVIGTLARRASSEGFRVKILSGDRDLFQLVNADRDADQGISVLYLSNAFNRSATSEGTEFGPQQVLDKLGVTPEQVVDYKALCGDSSDNIPGVKGIGAKTAVDLLSTYGSLDKIYASLEEIKPAVRKKLEADKDAAIHSQYMAQIHLDVPIEISPKDCKLTGFDSTNLIPLLQRLEFRQFLNQLPKLQQIFGGEVNTELLQDTVEDLQSASNPSTSNRDRDDDDTWFFSAEDTMASRQVSNAAILPQIIDTPAKLANLVKHLKTCTESDRPVSWDTETTALDPFKADLVGIGCCWGESPSDLAYIPIGHHTGETLEKSLVLKELKPILESAAYPKVLQNAKFDRLILRAQGINLAGVVFDTMLASYVLNPEDSHNLADLGLRYLNITAKSYSDFVPKGKTIADMSVEAVAHYCGTDVYTTFHLVPHLKAKLADIPELDTLLNAVELPLEPVLAEMEYCGIRIDQEYLKTFSKQLEIDLHHLEETAYAAAGTEFNLGSPKQLSELLFDTLNLDRKKSRKTKTGYSTDAATLEKLQGDHPVIDSIIEHRTLAKLKSTYVDALPALVDPTTQRVHTDFNQAITATGRLSSSNPNLQNIPIRTAFSRQIRAAFIPEPGWLLAAADYSQIELRILAHLSQEPILLDTYRNNDDVHSLTARLLFEKEDITSEERRLGKVINFGVIYGMGASRFAREANVSRTDAKTFIDRFNERYPNVFAYLQQMQQEAIAHGYVSTILGRRRYFNFTNSKLKSLLGKDASTIDLDKIKSPGQYDAQLLRAAANAPIQGSSADIIKVAMVKLHDLLQHYQARMLLQVHDELVFEVPPEEWDELKPKIKQVMESAVDLTIPLVVEVNAGKNWMETK from the coding sequence ATGTCCCAATCTTCTACTCCACTCCTCGTTCTCGTCGATGGTCATTCCCTCGCCTTCCGCTCCTACTATGCCCATGCCAAAGGGCGAGATGGGGGATTACGCACCTCCACCGGAATTCCCACCAGCGTCACCTATGGATTTCTCAAATCCATGCTGGATATGGTGCAGGCTCAAAACCCGACCCACATGGCGATCGCCTTCGATTTGGACAAACCCACCTATCGCCACACCGCCGACGACACCTACAAAGCCGGACGCGCCGAAACCCCCGAAGATTTCATTCCCGATATTCAAAACCTTCAGGAGATTCTGGCGGCCTTCAATCTGCCCGTAGTGACTGTCGAGGGCTACGAAGCCGATGATGTGATTGGCACCCTGGCACGACGGGCGAGTAGCGAAGGGTTTCGGGTCAAGATCCTGAGTGGCGATCGCGACCTCTTTCAGTTAGTGAATGCCGATCGGGATGCGGATCAGGGCATCAGCGTTTTGTACCTCAGCAACGCCTTCAACCGCAGTGCCACGTCTGAAGGCACAGAGTTTGGCCCGCAGCAGGTATTGGATAAGTTGGGCGTTACGCCCGAACAGGTGGTGGACTATAAAGCCCTCTGCGGTGACTCATCCGACAATATTCCGGGTGTAAAAGGAATAGGCGCAAAGACAGCCGTGGATCTCCTCAGCACCTACGGCAGCTTAGACAAAATCTATGCGTCCTTGGAGGAGATTAAGCCTGCGGTTCGCAAAAAACTCGAAGCGGACAAAGATGCCGCGATTCACTCCCAGTACATGGCGCAAATCCATCTCGATGTCCCCATTGAGATTTCCCCCAAGGACTGCAAGCTCACCGGATTCGACAGCACAAACCTGATTCCGTTGCTGCAACGACTGGAGTTTCGCCAGTTTTTAAACCAACTTCCCAAGCTTCAGCAGATCTTTGGCGGCGAAGTGAATACGGAACTGCTCCAGGATACCGTAGAGGATTTACAGTCAGCTTCAAATCCATCTACCTCAAATCGAGATCGTGACGATGATGACACCTGGTTTTTCAGCGCGGAAGATACGATGGCGAGTCGGCAAGTTTCTAATGCTGCCATCTTGCCCCAAATTATTGACACTCCGGCTAAGCTCGCCAATCTCGTTAAGCACTTAAAGACCTGCACAGAGAGCGATCGCCCCGTTTCCTGGGACACCGAAACCACTGCCTTAGATCCCTTCAAGGCCGATCTGGTGGGCATCGGCTGCTGCTGGGGAGAGAGTCCCTCTGACCTAGCCTATATTCCCATCGGACACCACACGGGCGAGACCTTAGAAAAATCTCTAGTTCTCAAAGAACTCAAGCCGATCCTGGAAAGTGCTGCCTATCCCAAAGTGCTCCAAAACGCGAAGTTCGATCGCCTGATTCTGCGTGCCCAAGGCATCAACTTGGCAGGCGTCGTTTTTGACACGATGCTAGCCAGCTATGTGCTGAATCCAGAGGACAGTCACAACCTTGCCGATCTGGGTCTGCGCTATCTCAACATCACTGCCAAAAGCTACAGCGACTTTGTACCCAAAGGCAAAACCATTGCCGATATGAGCGTTGAAGCAGTCGCCCACTACTGTGGCACAGACGTATACACCACCTTCCACCTTGTCCCCCATTTGAAGGCCAAACTGGCAGACATTCCTGAATTGGATACGTTGCTTAACGCTGTAGAGCTCCCTCTAGAACCTGTGCTGGCGGAGATGGAGTATTGCGGTATTCGCATTGATCAGGAGTATCTGAAAACTTTCTCGAAACAGTTAGAGATAGATCTTCACCACCTTGAAGAAACAGCCTATGCCGCTGCCGGAACCGAGTTTAACCTAGGCTCACCGAAACAGTTGAGTGAGCTTCTATTTGACACCCTAAATCTAGATCGCAAAAAATCCCGCAAAACAAAGACAGGCTACTCCACCGATGCCGCAACGTTGGAAAAACTCCAAGGCGATCATCCCGTGATCGATAGCATCATCGAACATCGCACCTTGGCAAAGCTGAAATCCACCTACGTGGATGCGTTGCCTGCCCTGGTTGACCCCACCACCCAACGAGTCCACACCGACTTTAATCAGGCCATTACTGCCACAGGTCGTTTATCCTCCTCCAATCCCAACCTGCAAAATATTCCGATCCGCACGGCCTTTAGTCGCCAAATTCGAGCAGCCTTTATTCCAGAACCCGGTTGGCTGCTAGCAGCGGCGGACTATTCCCAAATTGAACTGCGGATTCTGGCTCATCTCAGTCAGGAACCCATTTTACTCGACACCTACCGCAACAACGATGACGTTCACAGCCTCACGGCAAGGCTTCTCTTTGAAAAAGAGGACATTACCTCTGAAGAACGTCGTTTAGGGAAGGTCATTAACTTTGGCGTGATCTATGGCATGGGAGCGTCTCGGTTTGCCCGGGAAGCCAACGTCAGCCGCACAGATGCTAAAACCTTTATCGATCGCTTCAACGAACGCTATCCCAACGTCTTTGCCTATCTTCAACAGATGCAACAAGAGGCGATCGCCCACGGGTATGTTTCCACAATCCTGGGGCGGCGACGCTATTTTAACTTTACAAACAGCAAACTCAAATCATTGCTAGGCAAAGATGCCAGCACTATCGACCTCGATAAAATCAAATCTCCCGGTCAGTACGATGCCCAGCTTCTACGAGCCGCCGCCAACGCACCCATTCAAGGGTCTAGCGCCGACATTATCAAGGTGGCCATGGTGAAACTTCACGACCTGTTGCAGCATTACCAGGCACGAATGCTGCTGCAAGTCCATGATGAATTGGTGTTTGAAGTACCACCTGAGGAGTGGGATGAGTTGAAACCTAAGATTAAACAGGTGATGGAGTCAGCAGTAGATCTGACTATTCCCCTAGTTGTGGAGGTAAACGCTGGCAAAAACTGGATGGAAACCAAGTAA
- a CDS encoding glycosyltransferase family 39 protein produces the protein MKKSSLAIASLIPIFLVAFGVLTLPDAPLIFFWTAALYTAATEFFPIGVERDRPLSTLSYRPTYRIALMGLWVGLACLSKYHGALLGAGLVGFCLTSSRHRRVLGSPWMLVSVGLFLLAIAPILIWNLEHDWVSLRFQADRAVPESSYRWRDMLGTALVGIAYLFPTFGVPLWWVSGRALLSPLRKLRLPSLRHRLVLWTALPLILGFTLMGGYRPILPTWAMPGFWSTTLLLGTYADGWYQRSPRAVYRWLWGSGWAIALLLVVALLHINLGLFQSGSRYALGGLTLAPENDASVQLFDICQVRERWQASPTAIAALHQADFVFTDNIYLAGQVGMAIAPISDVPVTVLDDDLRGFAFWSTAEEWVGHDSLYVATTWQTRTDPTRYEPYFESIQPIAELPLQRGGGVVQTLNLYAAQTLQRSYPRPY, from the coding sequence ATCAAGAAATCGTCACTGGCGATCGCCAGTCTCATTCCCATCTTTCTGGTTGCGTTTGGCGTTTTGACCCTGCCCGATGCACCGCTCATCTTTTTCTGGACGGCAGCTCTATATACGGCAGCGACCGAGTTTTTTCCGATCGGCGTTGAACGCGATCGCCCCTTGTCCACCTTGTCCTATCGTCCGACCTACCGAATTGCGCTGATGGGCCTATGGGTCGGTTTAGCCTGTCTGAGCAAATATCATGGAGCCTTACTGGGAGCCGGACTCGTCGGTTTTTGCCTGACGAGTTCTAGGCATCGGCGTGTTCTGGGGTCACCCTGGATGCTGGTGAGTGTGGGGCTGTTTCTGCTGGCGATCGCTCCCATCCTGATCTGGAATCTAGAGCATGACTGGGTTTCCCTCCGGTTTCAGGCAGACCGAGCCGTACCAGAAAGCAGCTATCGTTGGAGGGACATGCTCGGCACCGCGCTCGTCGGGATTGCCTACCTTTTTCCAACGTTTGGCGTGCCGCTGTGGTGGGTGAGTGGTCGGGCACTGCTATCTCCCCTTCGGAAACTGAGGCTGCCGTCTCTCCGCCATCGACTGGTGTTGTGGACAGCGTTACCGTTGATCCTGGGATTCACGCTGATGGGGGGCTACCGTCCGATTCTGCCGACCTGGGCGATGCCAGGATTTTGGAGTACGACGTTACTACTGGGAACCTATGCCGATGGGTGGTATCAGCGATCGCCCCGTGCAGTGTATCGCTGGTTATGGGGATCGGGATGGGCGATCGCCCTGTTGCTGGTGGTTGCGTTATTGCATATCAATCTGGGGCTATTTCAGTCGGGTAGCCGATATGCCCTTGGAGGGCTGACCCTCGCGCCCGAAAACGATGCCTCGGTGCAACTGTTTGATATTTGTCAAGTGCGCGAACGCTGGCAAGCCTCTCCAACAGCGATCGCGGCTCTCCATCAAGCCGACTTTGTATTTACGGACAACATCTACCTCGCAGGTCAGGTTGGAATGGCGATCGCGCCCATCTCAGACGTGCCTGTGACCGTTCTGGATGACGATCTGCGGGGCTTTGCCTTTTGGTCTACTGCCGAGGAATGGGTCGGTCATGATAGCCTGTATGTCGCCACCACCTGGCAAACTCGTACAGATCCCACTCGCTACGAGCCGTATTTTGAGTCCATCCAGCCCATCGCTGAACTGCCCCTGCAGCGCGGTGGTGGCGTGGTGCAGACCCTAAACCTTTACGCGGCCCAAACGTTGCAGCGTTCCTATCCCCGACCGTACTAA
- a CDS encoding VOC family protein, protein MVLGTMNHLSITVSDRDQSELFYDAVLTFMGYAQVERNEDFTMWWQQAAGAILIVTANPDSPNQHHDRYSPGLHHFAFNADHREQVDALYQQLLDINATILDPPAEYPHYAEGYYAVFFADPDGIKLELVHMPKVD, encoded by the coding sequence ATGGTTTTGGGCACCATGAATCACCTGTCAATTACCGTGAGCGATCGCGACCAATCAGAGCTATTCTACGATGCCGTTCTCACCTTCATGGGCTACGCGCAAGTAGAACGCAACGAAGACTTTACCATGTGGTGGCAACAGGCCGCAGGGGCGATTTTGATTGTGACAGCTAATCCCGATTCTCCAAATCAGCATCACGATCGCTACTCCCCTGGACTCCACCACTTTGCGTTCAATGCCGATCATCGAGAGCAGGTCGATGCCCTCTATCAGCAATTACTGGATATCAACGCAACAATCCTAGATCCACCCGCTGAATACCCTCACTATGCCGAAGGATACTATGCCGTATTTTTTGCCGATCCAGATGGCATCAAGCTGGAACTGGTGCATATGCCGAAGGTGGACTGA
- a CDS encoding cyclic nucleotide-binding domain-containing protein has protein sequence MLKPAQTVQVLQRHSEPSTFAAGDAIFREGETGDLMFGIIEGEVEMQINGKTIEILEVGDVFGVGALVHEDQLRTSTAIAKTDCKIAALDQQHFMFAVQSSPIFALEVIRSYSDRFRKAKEAIS, from the coding sequence ATGCTTAAACCCGCTCAAACTGTTCAAGTTCTCCAACGCCATTCCGAACCCAGCACCTTTGCAGCCGGAGACGCCATTTTCAGAGAAGGAGAAACGGGCGATCTCATGTTTGGCATTATCGAGGGTGAAGTCGAGATGCAGATCAACGGCAAAACCATCGAGATTCTCGAAGTCGGGGATGTGTTTGGCGTCGGCGCATTGGTGCATGAGGATCAGCTTCGCACGTCTACGGCGATCGCCAAAACGGATTGCAAAATCGCCGCCTTGGATCAACAGCACTTTATGTTTGCCGTTCAGAGTTCCCCCATATTTGCCCTGGAAGTGATTCGCAGCTACTCCGATCGATTCCGCAAGGCCAAAGAAGCAATTAGCTAA
- a CDS encoding tetratricopeptide repeat protein, which yields MRDVSQALRLANQQYQTGQFAQAEQTCRQLLTDVNDSEIEAQTWQILGMAQQRQGNLDGAIASYQQAIALNPSDVRNYNNLGTAFRALNRPTEAIASYQQALEHRPNYPEAHNNLANLCRQQGQLEEAIAHYQKALELQPGLVDAMHGLGSVYHQQEQYEKAIAWFQKAIAQNPKNPDVLNNLGNTLQRLKKFDLAIECYRRAIALRKTDPAFFNNLGAALQELGRVEESVVAYQHAIQLQPTYADAYYNLGNNYKEQDRLEDAVRVYETAIALRPDYPAAYNNLGLVLFERNQLDESIATYQKAIALRADYPDGHLNMGLSLLQAGDLAAGFREYEWRWLVKGPNFKPARVFPQPQWDGGDLDGQTILLHAEQGFGDTIQFIRYAPLIVQRGGRVVVECQQPLVRLLASMEAIAQCVPRGATLPDFDVHAPIMSLPHRFGTTLDSVPAQIPYLTAPDAPRLPLSETGRPRVGIVWAGSPGNMNDRRRSVRFQDIQPLLEVDSIEFICLQKEVRPEEEALVQAAIQAGQLQDGRSLLGDFADTAAILNQLDLIVTVDTSVAHLAGALGRPVWVLLSYAPDWRWMLDREDSPWYPTARLFRQFQPGHLQSVIQSVLNALQSHFPTSSPLPPSPPSPPAQLIALGWQITPATGWGVYGMNLALQLLKAGYAPVPLLPPMRVPSASFNPLHWTLIRPFFAYQQKIAETLKQQPDGVTGNFLLLRGLGNQVRTSPDLERISGRSNVGVIFFENTQLSPEAIARAQSYDLIVTGSRWNDEVLRSYGCTNVRTVFQGIDPAIFHPAPSNRLFGDRFVIFSGGKLEYRKGQDLVVAAFRIFQARHPDALLLTAWHNFWPKTMVGLEQAGHVTELPAMDTNGQLQLTEWLVQQGIPARAVVDLGAIPNHLVGQVVREVDVAVFPNRAEGGTNLAAMECLACGVPTILSANTGHLDLIATNPDHCYVLRDQRPVKPIQEFPGTDGWGESRVEEIVERLEQAYGDRSQAKTIGQRGAAFMQHWTWSQQTHKLLEILSPLL from the coding sequence ATGCGCGACGTATCCCAAGCCCTCCGTCTTGCCAATCAGCAATACCAAACTGGACAATTTGCCCAGGCCGAGCAAACCTGTCGGCAACTCTTAACGGATGTAAACGACTCCGAGATCGAGGCTCAGACCTGGCAAATCTTGGGGATGGCGCAACAGCGTCAGGGTAATTTGGACGGGGCGATCGCATCCTATCAGCAGGCGATCGCCCTGAATCCGAGTGATGTGCGAAATTACAACAATCTCGGCACGGCATTTCGGGCGTTGAATCGTCCCACAGAGGCGATCGCATCCTATCAGCAAGCCCTTGAACATCGCCCCAACTATCCCGAAGCCCACAATAATCTGGCAAATCTATGCCGTCAGCAGGGGCAGCTAGAGGAGGCGATCGCCCATTATCAGAAAGCGTTGGAATTACAGCCAGGGCTCGTAGATGCGATGCACGGTCTGGGCAGTGTCTATCATCAGCAGGAGCAGTACGAAAAAGCGATCGCGTGGTTTCAGAAAGCGATCGCCCAAAATCCCAAAAATCCTGACGTGTTGAATAATCTGGGCAACACGCTGCAACGACTGAAAAAGTTTGACCTGGCTATAGAGTGCTACCGTCGGGCGATCGCCCTGCGTAAGACCGATCCCGCTTTCTTCAACAACTTAGGTGCGGCGCTGCAAGAGTTGGGTCGGGTTGAGGAATCCGTGGTGGCCTATCAGCACGCGATCCAACTTCAGCCAACCTATGCCGATGCGTACTACAACCTCGGCAATAACTATAAAGAGCAGGATCGCCTGGAGGATGCTGTTCGCGTTTACGAAACGGCGATCGCCCTCCGTCCCGACTATCCTGCGGCTTACAACAACTTGGGATTGGTGCTATTTGAACGTAATCAACTGGACGAATCCATTGCAACCTATCAAAAGGCGATCGCCCTCCGCGCCGACTATCCCGATGGTCATCTCAACATGGGGCTGTCCCTGTTGCAAGCTGGAGATTTAGCCGCCGGATTTCGGGAATACGAATGGCGATGGCTCGTGAAAGGGCCAAACTTCAAACCCGCGCGAGTGTTTCCACAACCCCAATGGGATGGCGGTGATCTGGATGGTCAAACCATTCTGCTCCATGCCGAGCAGGGCTTTGGCGACACCATCCAATTTATCCGCTATGCGCCGCTGATTGTGCAGCGCGGTGGACGGGTCGTTGTCGAGTGTCAGCAGCCCTTAGTGAGACTGTTAGCGTCAATGGAGGCGATCGCCCAGTGTGTGCCGCGCGGCGCAACGCTGCCCGACTTCGACGTTCATGCCCCGATCATGAGCCTCCCCCACCGGTTCGGCACCACCCTAGACAGCGTTCCCGCCCAGATTCCCTACCTCACGGCTCCAGATGCTCCTCGATTGCCGCTGTCCGAAACGGGACGCCCACGGGTGGGGATCGTGTGGGCGGGAAGTCCCGGCAATATGAACGATCGCCGCCGCAGTGTACGCTTTCAGGACATCCAACCTCTCCTTGAAGTGGATTCCATTGAATTTATCTGTCTGCAAAAGGAAGTGCGTCCAGAGGAGGAAGCGCTGGTACAAGCCGCAATCCAAGCCGGACAGCTTCAGGATGGGCGATCGCTCCTGGGTGACTTTGCCGACACCGCCGCCATCCTGAACCAACTTGATCTGATCGTGACCGTCGATACCTCCGTCGCCCATCTCGCCGGAGCCTTGGGGCGTCCCGTGTGGGTACTGCTCTCCTATGCCCCCGACTGGCGATGGATGCTCGATCGCGAGGATAGCCCCTGGTATCCCACCGCCCGCCTCTTCCGGCAATTCCAACCCGGCCACTTGCAATCCGTCATCCAATCTGTACTGAACGCCCTCCAATCTCACTTCCCCACCTCTTCACCTCTCCCCCCCTCCCCCCCTTCACCTCCCGCCCAACTCATCGCTCTCGGATGGCAGATCACTCCAGCAACAGGATGGGGCGTGTATGGCATGAACTTAGCCCTCCAACTGCTCAAGGCAGGGTATGCTCCTGTCCCTCTACTCCCACCGATGCGGGTTCCGTCGGCCTCCTTCAATCCGCTGCACTGGACGCTGATTCGTCCTTTCTTTGCCTATCAACAGAAAATTGCGGAAACGCTGAAGCAGCAGCCTGACGGAGTAACGGGGAATTTCCTGCTCTTGCGCGGATTGGGCAATCAAGTCCGTACCTCTCCCGATCTGGAGCGCATTTCGGGACGCTCGAACGTGGGCGTGATTTTCTTTGAAAATACGCAGCTTAGTCCAGAGGCGATCGCCCGTGCCCAAAGCTATGACCTGATCGTGACCGGATCGCGTTGGAATGATGAAGTATTGCGGAGTTACGGCTGTACAAATGTGCGAACCGTCTTTCAGGGGATTGATCCGGCTATTTTTCATCCGGCACCGAGTAACCGTCTATTTGGCGATCGCTTTGTGATCTTTTCCGGTGGCAAGTTGGAGTACCGCAAAGGTCAAGATCTGGTAGTGGCTGCCTTCCGCATCTTCCAAGCCCGCCATCCCGATGCCCTGTTATTAACCGCATGGCATAACTTCTGGCCGAAAACGATGGTGGGATTGGAGCAGGCGGGACACGTTACAGAGTTGCCCGCTATGGACACCAATGGACAGTTGCAACTTACTGAATGGCTGGTGCAGCAGGGAATTCCTGCCCGGGCCGTGGTCGATCTAGGCGCAATTCCAAATCATCTGGTAGGGCAGGTGGTGCGGGAAGTAGATGTTGCCGTGTTTCCGAATCGGGCGGAGGGGGGCACCAACCTCGCCGCAATGGAGTGTCTCGCCTGCGGCGTACCCACGATTCTCTCCGCCAATACTGGACATTTGGATTTAATCGCCACTAATCCCGACCACTGCTACGTCCTGCGTGACCAACGCCCAGTTAAGCCTATTCAAGAGTTTCCGGGTACAGATGGTTGGGGCGAGTCCAGGGTAGAGGAAATTGTGGAACGGCTAGAGCAGGCATATGGCGATCGCTCCCAAGCCAAAACCATTGGGCAACGCGGCGCAGCCTTTATGCAACACTGGACATGGAGCCAACAAACCCACAAACTACTGGAAATTCTATCGCCGTTACTGTAG